In the genome of Channa argus isolate prfri chromosome 8, Channa argus male v1.0, whole genome shotgun sequence, the window GTGATCTTACAGTCTACACGCTGACAGAATTCATTTCGTCAGTGAAGTAATCAACCCCTGTGTACTAATGATAAATATTTAGGGCTCGTTTGAATATTCATGTGTAAGGAAACTAGCTAAAGACCCACACGAATGTTAATTTGTTGGGATTTCACTCATCTACACAATCTTGGATTACTACGCatgaaaaaaaagttacatgtcACATATCAATGAAAGACGAGTCTAAGAACTTTTGACTTAATAACTTATCTTTGTTACCAGAAATGTTGACAGGCTggataaatctgttttttggtgtttggtttttaacatttatggtTTAAATGCTAATATGCATCCTCATGgaaggtatttttttaattagtgcAACCATTGCATTGCTGATCACTGACTTTTCAGGACTTTCAGGCCTTTCATATTTTACTAAGTTTAAGGATCTTTGTGGGCTCAGGAAGAAAGTGGAAATCCTGCTCATTGatggttgttttttctttggatGAGAACGGCTGAAGATTTGGAGAACATCAGCGAGGCACAGCAAGCAACCTGAAATCCTGTGGGGAATGAGTAAAGCCCAGCACACCCTCCAAGCTTGGCATTTCCCCAGGAACAGGACAGAAGGTGAACCTTTGCAGGAGagatgaaaggaaaaggaaCAGCTCCATTCTGGCCAGTTGTTCACCTAAACACATACGTTTACCTGTAGGGAAACAGTCAACAGCAACTTTAGATTAGTACATttctaatgtacagtacatgctcTCCTTATGAGTaacagcttgtttttttgttgcattgaaAGTGAAGGAATACAGGATAGAACAAACCTGCTGAGAATGGCAAGAAGGCATCTCTCCTGCGAAACTGGCCCATTGAATCCAAGAAATGTGCAGGATTAAAGGTATCTGGAGTCTCCCACTCGTTCTTATCAAACAGCACGGATGCAAGGATCGTAGTAGTAGCTGTGCCCTGGAAAAAAGAGCCATGATATTTTTTACAGCTTAACATTCACCCCACAGTGAGTGGTGCACATAGACCTCTACCTTGGGTATTAAGTATCCTCCCAAAGTGGTGTCTTTGCTGGCCATTTTGGGGAATCCCAAAGGAACAATGTTTCCCATCCTCTGGATCTCATGGATGACAGCTTCAGTGTAGGGCAGGTTGGGTCTGTCGGCCAAGGTGGGCTGACGAGCCTGTCCAATCACTCTGTCAATCTCTGCCTGGGCTTTCTCTGAGTGAGGAAGCAGATTCACAGCTATAGCAGACAGCTCTCTGGACATTATAGTTGAAATAAATGCAATCTTTCTAAGATAATTAATTTACTAACCCTGTATGTCTGGGTAGTAGATCATGAATATGAGCCCCCAGCGTAAAGTGGTGGCAGATGTTTCTGTTCCAGCCTCAATCAGGTCAATAGTGCAAATCAGTAGGGTGTCAACGTTGAAACCAGCCTGGGGATCTTCTTTTTTCTGGTAAGGTATCAACagaaatcttttattttgtacaattAATCTGTATCTACAATAGTCCTGCTATTTCAGGCTATTTTGCACCATAGCtagaaaatacaatttaatagaaataatttaCAGAATAGttgacttttttacttttgccaCAAAACTTTAAGAGTGTGTTTATATAACGGCACTCTTCATTCATCCTAACTGCAACCACTGATATGTATCAGTTATATCAGAACCACAATAGAAGGTCATGTGTTAGTGGCTATTATGGACGCTGACCTTTTCTATCTCCGAAAGGTAAACATCAATATAATCACGAGGGTCTTCAGGGTTCCACTCCTCCTGGTGCTTTTCTATTTCCTTCTTTAAGAAATTCAGGATCTCAGTGTAGTTAGTGTGGACTGTCCGATGAGGTCCAGGCAGGTACTTCATCAAACCAGGGAAGGCATCATAAAGCTGTTAGACGGACAAAACTCTCAGATCAGTCACAAACTAAcactacattttgttttgtgatcaCAAAGTTAGAACAGTTTAGGCAGGAATTACCTGGGTCTGAGCGAAGCCTGCGAGCACAATGGCCTCATTGTCCAACTCGAGAACCTTGCGAAAAGTTGAATCACTGTATTCAAAGCGATGTCCGAAGAGAACAGATGAGATGACGTTAGACACTGCATTGGTTAGTATGTAGTGGGGGTCGAACGGTCTTCCTGCCAAAATAGGTGATTCGTGTCAAGCCATGAtaattcacaatagaaaaaTTGAACTCATGCATGAAAAACAagtcatattaaataaaatgtatttgccttGTTCCTCTTTAAATGCTTCACAAAGGAAGTTGCTTTCCACTTGGATATATCTTTCCAGGGTCTTCTGGCCCTCTCCAAAGTAACGCAGGTGAGTGTTGGCAAacttcctctgttttctccaCAGGTAACCATTGCTCAAAGCTATGCCTGTGAAAATATTACATCAAATTATTAAGAAAGCAAAACACTTTGCACAAAGACTGGATTTGGTAAAGAAAGAGTTTAAACACCAACATATCATATTTTGGGTTGaacaattttttataaaattcttcaacactaaaaaaatgtttttctgtggaCAAAAGCTATTGGCAGTATTACTATCCACATGTAACTACACCCCTTACTCACCAAGACCCTTGTAGATAACATGAAAGAGAGGGAGCTCAGGTCGCTCAACAAAGGAGTCCAGCTGGTTAACAAGAGCTTCTTTGACCATCTTATAGCCTGAAACAAATACCATCCTCTGACTGCCTCTTCGCAAGCTGAACACTGGACCATATTCCCTAGCAAGCTGCaatcaaaacaaattactgTGAGGGAGATGACATGACTACCAACACACTGATTGTCATTTGAACAGGAATGACTGGTTCTTTTGTGTGAGATTGTGAATTACTAAATAATCAAAACTAAATTTATGCTATACAGCAGCTGtcattgtttatcttttttttacattaatagttattttccattttttttaccttttgtagCCTATAACA includes:
- the LOC137131738 gene encoding cytochrome P450 2J2-like — protein: MMFQTLFECMDLTCWLLFGFVLLLLADVVRNWRPSNFPPGPWAVPFLGNIFTGVDFKTMQKLAREYGPVFSLRRGSQRMVFVSGYKMVKEALVNQLDSFVERPELPLFHVIYKGLGIALSNGYLWRKQRKFANTHLRYFGEGQKTLERYIQVESNFLCEAFKEEQGRPFDPHYILTNAVSNVISSVLFGHRFEYSDSTFRKVLELDNEAIVLAGFAQTQLYDAFPGLMKYLPGPHRTVHTNYTEILNFLKKEIEKHQEEWNPEDPRDYIDVYLSEIEKKKEDPQAGFNVDTLLICTIDLIEAGTETSATTLRWGLIFMIYYPDIQEKAQAEIDRVIGQARQPTLADRPNLPYTEAVIHEIQRMGNIVPLGFPKMASKDTTLGGYLIPKGTATTTILASVLFDKNEWETPDTFNPAHFLDSMGQFRRRDAFLPFSAGKRMCLGEQLARMELFLFLSSLLQRFTFCPVPGEMPSLEGVLGFTHSPQDFRLLAVPR